From Vanrija pseudolonga chromosome 1, complete sequence, a single genomic window includes:
- the rpc10 gene encoding DNA-directed RNA polymerases I, II, and III subunit RPABC4 produces the protein MSNPYVSSRPDESHIPPRQTPKASEASEYLCGDCGAKTSIKMGELIRCRECGHRVMYKPRTHKIVQFEAR, from the exons ATGTCCAACCCCTACGTCTCCTCGCGCCCCGACGAGAGCCACATCCCGCCCAGGCAGACGCCCAAGGCgtccgaggcgagcgagtaCCTGTGCGGTG ACTGCGGCGCAAAGACGTCGATCAAGATGGGCGAGCTCATCCGCTGCCGCGAGTGTGGACACCGTGTCATGTACAAGCCGCGCACGCACAAGA TC GTCCAGTTTGAGGCGCGATGA
- the Rmnd5a gene encoding Protein RMD5 A, translating to MSTTDVSAALTALEALASANATSSSGPLNTLLDAHFAVAKERLLSGAPPKHVITELQAAVAKSKKEVEKGLKAWYSQLGGLGKNIEKAFPPNLAALSSAYDDPPLFSEPAAQDALDRVVLDSLGRRGLWDAVAAFEEETGLTYDPEKRRLSEELHRIVSEIEAGDLTSAIAWAEENKAFLAAGPHPSDLPFSLHRAVFLTYKDGKQALQYAREHLFGYLPQQRVLALVTSCLYVEGDESPYPNEDKPLAAMFRTDYCRLHGWAREDPLEVVVDLGSRGGALNSIEKARKVMGDRLGNVRTWHELPMEVPLPNGRQYHAVFVCPVSKEQTTETNPPKMLQCGHVIAQDSFNRMLAKGAPSRRPVKCPYCPQETSAQQAQRLYF from the exons ATGTCCACCACCGACGTCTCGGCCGCGCTgacggcgctcgaggcgctggcgtcCGCGAACGCCACGTCGTCCTCCGGCCCACTGAAtaccctcctcgacgcgcacTTTGCCGTCGCAAAGGAGCGACTGCTgtccggcgcgccgcccaagcaTGTCATCACCGAGCtgcaggcggcggtggccaagTCGAAGAAGGAGGTCGAGAAGGGCCTCAAGGCGTGGTAttcgcagctcggcggcctgggcAAGAATATTGAGAAG GCATTCCCGCCCAACCTCGCAGCGCTCAGCTCGGCATACGACGACCCGCCGCTCTTCTCCGAGCCAGCGGCGCAGGATGCGCTCGACCGCGTtgtgctcgactcgctcggccGCCGGGGACTATGGGACGCGGTGGCCGCGTTCGAAGAGGAGACGGGGCTCACATACGACCCGGAGAAGCGGCGGCTCAGCGAGGAGCTGCACCGGATCGTGTCCGAGATTGAGGCAGGCGACCTGACCTCGGCGATAGCCTGGGCAGAGGAGAACAAGGCGTTTCTCGCTGCTGGGCCGCACCCGTCCGACCTCCCGTTCAGCCTGCACCGCGCCGTGTTCCTGACCtacaaggacggcaagcagGCGCTCCAGTatgcgcgcgagcacctcTTCGGCTACCTGCCCCAGCAGCGGGTGCTTGCCCTCGTCACGTCGTGCCTGTACGTTGAGGGCGACGAGTCGCCATACCCCAACGAGGACAAGCCCCTCGCGGCCATGTTCCGCACCGACTACTGCCGCCTGCACGGCTGGGCGCGCGAGGACCcgctcgaggtggtggttgatctgggctcgcgcggcggcgcgctcaactCGATCGAGAAGGCGCGCAAGGTCATGGGCGATCGGCTGGGCAACGTGCGCACGTGGCACGAGCTTCCG ATGGAGGTCCCGCTCCCCAACGGACGCCAGTACCACGCGGTATTTGTCTGCCCCGTGTCCAAGGAACAGACTACAGAGACCAACCCGCCCAAGATGCTCCAGTGCGGGCACGTCATCGCGCAGGACAGCTTCAACCGTATGCTGGCCAAGGGAGC ACCCAGTCGTCGCCCAGTCAAGTGCCCTTACTGCCCTCAGGAGACGAGCGCCCAGCAAGCGCAGCGCCTGTACTTCTAA
- the SPCC4G3.17 gene encoding HD domain-containing protein encodes MTQARLYETTADSTPVAHPVVKPSQVTGAGGKALPEPYKSTGNEALDTLAFLHLLEQLKVEKRSGWIREGVKKPESIADHMCRMALMAMMIPSTAERPLDIPRCVMMALVHDLAEAYVGDITPIEGVPAHVKHELEEQAMDSFLNEMLGGEGNQQARERFRSLWEEYEARETPESKLVKDLDRLELVLQAVEYERSQDIRTLGTFYTGSIPHLEHPSVRKWAESAMEERKQLWAERGRAEEEAAQLGGVKVGANVDAQANGVANGHANGNGTHA; translated from the exons ATGACCCAAGCCCGCCTCTACGAAACCACCGCCGACTCCACCCCCGTCGCTCACCCCGTCGTCAAGCCTTCGCAGGTGACGGGTGCCGGAGGGAAGGCGCTGCCAGAGCCCTACAA GTCGACTGGCAACGAGGCCCTCGACaccctcgccttcctccacctcctGGAGCAGCTCAAG GTCGAGAAGCGTTCAGGATGGATCCGGGAAGGT GTCAAGAAGCCTGAGAG CATCGCCGACCACATGTGCCGCATGGCCCTCATGGCCATGATGATTCCCTCGACGGCTGAGCGGCCTTTGGACATCCCCCGATGCGTTATG ATGGCTCTTgtgcacgacctcgccgaggcatA cgtcggcgacatcACCCCCATCGAGGGCGTCCCCGCGCACGTcaagcacgagctcgaggagcaggcaATGGACTCGTTCCTCAACGAGATGCTCGGTGGCGAGGGAAACcagcaggcgcgcgagcgttTCCGCTCCCTGTGGGAGGAGtacgaggcgcgcgagacTCCCGAGTCGAAGCTGGTCAAGGATCTGGaccgccttgagctcgtcctccaggCCGTCGAGTACGAGCGTT CCCAGGACATCCGCACTCTCGGAACCTTCTACACGGGTTCCATCC CTCACCTCGAGCACCCGTCGGTCCGCAAGTGGGCCGAGTCAGCCATGGAGGAGCGCAAGCAGTTATGGGCGGAGCggggccgcgccgaggaggaggcggcgcagctcggtGGCGTCAAGGTCGGCGCCAACGTCGACGCCCAGGCCAACGGTGTGGCAAATGGACACGCGAACGGCAACGGAACCCACGCTTGA